In a genomic window of Styela clava chromosome 11, kaStyClav1.hap1.2, whole genome shotgun sequence:
- the LOC144429976 gene encoding uncharacterized protein LOC144429976 — MNETTASIKNRSNIWRLILLLLLVEKMVQDAVAAQCTDCLKNIILGDQSKNITHGSSTQSNCDCQWIIPETVQVNDIAVVLVLTNASFLKDLNECSAKLRFPETEEYECDFKKNYCLMFATNSTVCNDSNVKTKIPYDNHTCTSFHSWKNKTTQIEYNLIFPELSKSFIIQYLVINCSADALSTALEVSSTSRNLADKSAMTTGPSTVGTQGGNLVVIIVPVAIATLLLIAIFAYVLFRYNKRKQSKTSKDEESFEVHVEPANSTHVEQPATYENYDPTTAEGEYEVTPTAALSYENLRTDDSLYENLPNGEVYENI, encoded by the exons ATGAATGAAACTACAGCTTCTATCAAAAATAGATCGAATATATGGAGGCTGATTTTGCTATTATTGCTTGTTG aaaaaatggtTCAAGATGCCGTTGCAGCTCAATGCACAGACTGCCTAAAAAACATCATTCTTGGTGATCAAAGTAAAAATATTACACATGGTTCAAGTACGCAATCCAACTGTGATTGTCAATGGATAATACCAGAAACTGTTCAAGTAAATGATATCGCAGTCGTTTTAGTGTTGACCAATGCCTCATTTCTTAAGGATTTAAATGAATGTAGTGCGAAGTTAAGATTTCcag AAACTGAGGAATACGAATGTGATTTCAAGAAAAATTATTGTCTCATGTTTGCAACTAATTCAACTGTCTGTAACGACAGCAATGTCAAGACAAAGATACCATATGACAACCATACATGTACTTCTTTTCACTCATGGAAAAATAAGACAACTCAAATAGAATACAATTTGATTTTCCCAGAACTCTCAAAATCTTTTATAATCCAGTATTTAGTGATAAATTGCTCAG CTGATGCACTCTCAACTGCATTAGAAGTATCATCAACAAGCAGAAATCTGGCCGACAAATCTG CAATGACAACTGGACCATCGACTGTGGGTACACAAGGAGGGAATCTTGTGGTCATCATTGTACCAGTAGCTATTGCAACACTGCTGTTGATagcaatttttgcatatgtacTGTTCAG GTACAATAAAAgaaaacaatcaaaaactagTAAAGATGAAGAAAGCTTTGAAGTACATGTCGAACCAGCAAACAGTACACATGTGGAACAACCCGCCACCTATGAAAATTATGATCCCACAACAGCTGAAGGAGAATATGAAGTGACACCAACTGCTGCTCTGTCTTACGAAAATTTAAGAACTGACGATAGTCTGTATGAAAATTTGCCAAATGGTGaagtatatgaaaatatttga